Below is a genomic region from Campylobacter geochelonis.
GGTATTTGGGATAGTCCCTTGAGTTCGCACTCAAAGGCTTTCTTCCTACCAGCCAAAAAATAAAAAATATATTATTAATATAAAATTTTATAACACACCTAGAGCACAAAATTTGTTTTGTTATAAACAAACATGTACCCATAGTTGAGTCTATAACCAATATCTACTGCTTCTATATCCATCAAATCTTTATAAATTTCATATTTTTCGCCTTAGCATCAATGAAATTTCGCCATGTTTTTTACCCAAAAACTAGTGTCGTACTAAGCGTGTTTTCTCTTAAAACTCCAAATTTATTTTCACTAGTTGGGGTAGGGAATATCAGTTTGGACCCTTTAAAATCGATATTTTGGCGAGTTAAAAGCCAGTTTGCCAACGCGGTTGGGATTCCTAATTTTTGCTGTTTTTTTGTTTTTGTTTCGTTTGCGTCGAATTATAAATAATAGTTTCCGAGTTCATCTTTTTTTATTTGTTCTTTTCGTAGTTCCATGGCATTTTGAGAATGCAAAGCAGTGCAAAGCCCCATTATAAGGGCTTCTCGAACAACTATAGAATTTTGATAATTAAATACATAATTAATTAAAAACCTTAAATGTTCTAAATTTTGACTATCTAAATAGCCATAGCCACATGATTTTGGTACTTGGTGGTGGTCGCTCCATTTTTCATCGCTTAACGGATTCAAAACCACTATTTTACGGACTTTTGCGAAACTAAAAACGTCTTGAATTAGATTAAAAATTTCCTTTAAACTTTCAAATTTTCCACTATGAAAAATCCTATCTAATATGCAAATTATTTGTTCGTGCTTTATTTTCTTCACTGGTTTTTCGTGAAGTTCATGAAAATGTTTGAACTGGGAAATTCGTTTTGCTACAGTTTTTGAACTTTTTCCAAAATATTTGTGTTGCAAGTATAATTCAAACACCGATTTTAGTGTGTTTTTACCACCAGTTTCTATATTTTTTGAATACTCATCTCGGGCTTTTTGAGCTTGTGAAAAGCGCATTTTTGGAAATTCGCCTAATTTTTTAAGTTTTGAGCCATTAACCACGTAAAAACTGATATTTAGCTTTTTATTATGCTTTGTTTTTGATATTTTTACTCGTAAATTCTTATCAATGTTTTCAGAATAAGGATTTTTTCGCGAAATCGGCAGTTTAAATTCTGAAAGCACGATATCAGGGGCTGTCTTGAAACCTTTTCTTTGCTTGATTGGGGTTATATTTTTATCCAAAATCATTACTACACTCCTGTTTTTATTTTGTTCTATATGTAGTAATTATAACTGTTGGTGCATTTTAGCTATCAAACTAGACCAAATTTGGTTGGTATAGTTTTTGGTCTAGTTTTTACGCGAATTCAGCTATACCTTAAGTTGATGTTAAGACTAAGCAAAACATCGGTATTGCTGGACTTTTTTAAGTTTTTTATTAGTTAAAGGATTGGATTTTGTTCGATAAAAAGGATATATGGTGCCCGGAGCCGGAATGGCTTCAAGCTTCAAATATGCCTATTTTACGAAGTTCCACACCTTTTACCCCTATATTTTTTAGATAAGGGCAAAAAATTTAAGAAAATCACAAAACAACATAAAAAATAGGATAAAAATTGCGAAAGCTTAAGTTATAAAGTTAAAAAAAACAAGGTAGTTTAAGGTCAAAATCGCCTACAAACTTAAAATGTCATTTTAATATCTAATACTTTCAAATTTTTAAACTTGGACAATGATATCAAATTTTTAATTAAAATGCAAATTCTTTTTAAAGGGGGTGCAGTTTTTTGTTTGCCTTTTTTTGGTGCGAATAAGGATAGCATATCTCGCACACGAGTCAAGGGCGTCGCTTCGCTCGTGGATTGCCGTAAACGGCAACCCTTGACACGCGCACGAGATATACATAATCTCGCACCAGCAAAAAAAGGCAAACAAAAAAAAAGAAAAAACATTCTTTTTCTCTCTAGGGGGGGGGTTATTTATTATTAATATCAAGTGGTTCGTTCTTTTTACTGTCTAGCCCCCATTTTAAGGGGAGGGACAGGCTGTTTTGACTTATCGTCCAAACCCGAAATTTTGAGAATTTTGTTGCAGTTTTAGTTTCTTTTTTCGTTCAATTTCGGTTGCAACTTGGGGTGAATTTAAAATGGCTTTTGAAGAAATCCAGTTAGGAATTAAATCGTAAGTTTGCTCCAACAACTTCAAATCCACATCTTTAGTTTTTAAACTCTCGATTTTATCGGCACAATCGCGATTTAGCTGTTCGAGATGAGCATAGTGTTCGCGTTGGGCGCCAGCTTCCCTCAATTGCTCTCGAACCCCCGCCACGTGGGCTTTTAACGTCATTTTGAGAGCGTGAATTTCACTTAATTTTGCTCGATTTTGCAGTCTTTCGTTTTCGATTTCGAGTTCGGTTGTGGTTGAATTTTGAGGGGTTTGAGTGGCTTTTAACTCCTTGTTTTGGGCTTTTAACTCGCTGTTTTCGTTTAATAAATTCAAAGTTGAAATTTTATACATTGAGTTTTCGGACGCAAGTTTATCGACTTTGGCTTTTAAAATTTCATCGTTTTTATTCGATTTCTCGACTTTTTGGGCTTTGAGGTCGTGGATTTCATCTAAAAGCTCGTTTTTTGCTCGTTTATGCTCTTTTGATGTTCGAGATAACAACGTGCCAATACTCTGAACCAAAGCACCCGCAATAAAAATGGAGTTCCAAAGGCTCGATTTTAGGGCGTGTTCAAGCGCTCCATCTTGCCATTGTTTTTTTGAAAATTCATCTCCAATTTGCAATAAAACGTTACTTTTTATTGCATTTATGTCGGTTATTTTGTCAATAAATTTATCTAATTCTTTATCGCTAAGTGCCAATATATCGACGTTTGAAAGCATTTCGAGTTTTGAATTTAGAGTGTCCGAAATTTTAGCATAAGAACTATAATCCATTTTTTCTTTTTTCATCTCATTAATCGCACTCTTAAAAGTACTCCAAATAGCCGATTTTAGGGCGTTTTGAGCCTTATTTGACGTTATGTTTTCGATTTTTTGTTCGAATTTATCGTGTTT
It encodes:
- a CDS encoding phage integrase central domain-containing protein produces the protein MILDKNITPIKQRKGFKTAPDIVLSEFKLPISRKNPYSENIDKNLRVKISKTKHNKKLNISFYVVNGSKLKKLGEFPKMRFSQAQKARDEYSKNIETGGKNTLKSVFELYLQHKYFGKSSKTVAKRISQFKHFHELHEKPVKKIKHEQIICILDRIFHSGKFESLKEIFNLIQDVFSFAKVRKIVVLNPLSDEKWSDHHQVPKSCGYGYLDSQNLEHLRFLINYVFNYQNSIVVREALIMGLCTALHSQNAMELRKEQIKKDELGNYYL